GCAAATGGCGGACGATTACAAGTCGGAGCACTTATAGTAAATGTATCTGAAACAAAACAACCTGTGCCATATTCGATTGTTAGGATATACCTTCCTACACAAAGATCAAATGGCTCAAAATTGGATGGCACACTGATCGGATTGTTTTCAGGATCAAATGCCTGCCAGCTCTCAGTGTATTCAGACACCCCAACAACTACTACATCAATAAATCCATCGCAAATGGTATCACATGAAGCATTACCCACTACTGTAGATGAAAGGTCTGCCCATTCATTGGTTTCAACAGTAACTTCCAGGGTTTTGGAGCATCCGACAGTGTCACTCACTGTCACTACATATATACCTCCTGTCAATCCTCCTATGCTATCACCTGACATGCCACCTGACCAATCATATGAATATGGAGGTCCATTACTTCCGCTTGCATTTACTATAACAACACCATCGCTTGCAGATTCACAGGTTTCATTTTCAACGGATACAATTTCCAATGTCAAGGAATCAGGCTCTGTAAGTTCCATGCTTAAGGTATCGCTGTAACAGCCATTACTGTCAGATACAACTACATAATAGTTGCCTGCAGCCAGACCAGACAAGTCTTCTGTAGTGTCTCCGGTTGACCACCAATAGCTATAAGGCATATGGCCTCCGCTTACTTCAAGGTCAATAAACCCTGTGCTGTCTGAATTACAGGTGATATCGGCATATTCAACTACACTCAGGCTAACTGAATCCAGTTCATGGATCTCAAATGTCAAGGTATCACTGAAGCATTCATTCGCGTCAAAGACAAACACACTGTATGTGCCACCACTCAAGCCTGTCTGATATGCTTGATTTAATGTGTCATCATTACTCCATACATATGTATAGGGCAGTGTACCGCCTTCTGTGCTTACAAATATTGCAGCATCATTAAGTGCACAAGATTGTTGACTTATAGAATCAAGCGAAACAATTAATTCATCAGGTTCTGAAATCAAGACTGAAGTCATGGCTTCGCATCCATTGGCGTCTGTTACAGTCACATCATAAGTGTCAGCTGATAGTCCCGTTAAATTGGTTGAAGTATCGCCATGAGACCAAATCACATCATACGGAGAGATGCCCCCGCTAATGTCAAGATCAATACTGCCATCACTGCCATTGAAACAAGAAACATTCTCGTAATCTGCATCTATTGTGATTGCAATAGGTTGATTGATTTCAATATGACGAACTGCTTCGCATCCATTTACATCTGTTGCAGTAACAGAATATGTTCCAGCACTAAGTCTTGCTATATTCTGAGTAGTATCTCCATTTGACCATATAAAGGTAAACGGACCATTTCCTGTTATCATGGTATTTATAGACCCGGAATTGTTGTCATTACAACTCAAATCTACTTTTGATAATATCATATCCGGAATACCCGGGTTATCAATATTTACAACATCAGACACAGAACATCCATTGACATCGGTAACAGTAAGTCCATATAGTCCGGCAGATACACCTGACAAAATACTATCAGTAGAAAAATCTGACCACTCGAAAGCATAAGGTGCTGTTCCGTTGCTCACAATAGGTGTCGCAGAACCATTACTTGAATCACAAGTGGCTTGATTTGTCTGTATATTGAGATCAATATTGTTGTCGTCCGTTAATTCTGCAGAATAAACTGCTGAACAGCCGGTAGTGTCACTTACTGTCACTGAATATACTCCTGCAACAAGACCCGAAATATTCTGAGTTGTATCAGATGTGCTCCAACTGTACGTAACATCACCGGATGTTCCACTAACAATTAAGTCAATGCTACCATTGTCAAAATCAGGACAAGTTGGATTATTTACAGCAGCATCTAATTCAATGTCACTTATATTATTTACTTCAACTTGTCTAACTGCAGTACATCCTGAACTATCAGTAACTGACACTGTGTAAACTCCAGGCAATAAACTGTCAATTGTACTACCCGATTGATTATTACTCCATGCAAAATTATAAGGTGCGTTACCTCCTGATACATTTATTGAAGCAACACCATTACTGTCTCCACAAGTTGCATTGGTAACACCTGAATTAAGTGTTAGCACATTATCCGTACCTATAAAGAATGAAGCATTGACTGTACAACCAACAGAATCAGTAACCATAACTGAATAATAACCTTCTCCCAATCCAGTTTTAGTAGCTGAAGAATCTCCATCTAACCATAAGTAAGTATATGGAGTAATTCCTCCGCTCACAATTACTTCAATGATACCATCATTACCATCTTCACAAGTCACATTTGTAACATCAGATGTAATTTCAAGCTCATCCGCTTCTGTGATTTCATAAGTAGCTGTAGCCTCACATCCATTGTCATCGGTCACTGTTACTTCATATGTGCCTGCGCCCAGGTCACCTATACTTGAAGTAGTGTCACCTGTATTCCAAGAATATGTATATGGCGGGCATCCTCCGCTGATCAACAGATCAATACTGCCATCTTCTTCTCCGTTACAACTCACATTATTGCCCCCAGGATATTCAAAGATTTGAGCAGATATACCTAAAGTATCAGGTTCTGTGAGTGTGATACTATCACTAATTGTAGTACCGTTACCATCTGTAATGGTTACACTATATGTTCCTGCTCCAAGTCCATTGATTGAAGGTGCACTTTGTTGATTGTGGCTCCACAAATAACTGTATGGTAAACATCCACCACTTACATAGGCATCTATGCTCCCATCAATAGCAGAATTACAACTAACATTGTATCCGCAATTGAATTCTAAAGCGGTTAAATCAACTTCAAGTGGTTTTGGATCAACAACTACATCAAATGAACAAGTAACTTCATTGCCTGAAGTATCAGTAGCAGTAAAAGTAACTGTAGTCGTTCCAACCGGGAATTGATCTCCGGAATTATGGGTACTTGTAATGGTTACATTGCCACAATTATCCATTGCTGTGGGATCATTCCATGTAGCCACAGGTGTACAATCATTGCTATCAGGTACAATCAGAATATCTGTAGGGCAGAAAGTAAATTCAGGATCCTCATCATCGGTTACGGTGATGGTCATGGTACATTGGGTACTGTTACCGGATGTATCGGTCACTGTCCAGGTTACCGTGGTTGTTCCAACCGGATAGGTATCGCTGGCATCTGATGTACCATTGTAATCATTGGTCACACTGGCCACGCCACAGTTGTCGCCTGTTTGCGGTTGCGGTACACTTACTTGTGCGGCACACACTCCTGAATCGGCTGTCTGCGTAATATCTGATGGACAGGTTATACTTGGTGCTTCATCATCGGTTACGGTGATGGTCATAGTACACTGGGTACTGTTGCCGGATGTGTCGGTCACTGTCCAGGTTACAGTGGTTACTCCTACCGGATAGGTATCGCTTGCATCAGCTGTACCATTGTAATCATTGGTTACACTGGCCACTCCACAGTTGTCGCCTGTTTGTGGTTGCGGTACGCTCACTGCTGCGGCACATACCCCTGAATCGGCTGCCTGTGTGATATCTGATGGACAAGCAATAAATGGATCTTCATCATCGGTTACGGTGATGGTCATTGTGCACTGTGTACTATTGCCGGATGTATCAGTCACCGTCCAGGTTACAGTGGTTACTCCTACCGGATAAGTGTCGCTGGCATCAGCTGAGCCATTATAATCATTGGTTACGCTGGCTACTCCACAATTGTCGCCTGTTTGTGGTTGCGGTACACTAACTGCTGCTGCACATACTCCAGAATCGGCTGGCTGTGTGATATCTGATGGACAAGAAATAAATGGATCTTCATCATCAGTTACAGTAATGGTCATGGTACATTGGGTACTATTACCTGATGTGTCTGTCACTGTCCAGGTTACCGTGGTTACTCCTACTGGATAGGTGTCGCTGGCATCTGATGTGCCGTTGTAATCGTTTATTACACTGGCTACGCCACAGTTGTCGCCTGTTTGTGGTTGTGGTACGCTCACTTGTGCTGCACATACTCCCGAATCAGCAGTCTGTGTGATATCCGAAGGACAGGTAATGCTTGGGGCTTCATCATCGGTAACAGTAATTGTCATGGTACATTGTGTGCTGTTACCGGATGTATCGGTCACTGTCCAGGTTACTGTGGTTGTCCCTACCGGATAGAAATCGCTGGCATCGGCTGTGCCATTATAATCATTGGTCACACTGGCTACGCCACAGTTGTCTCCAGTTTGTGGTTGCGGTACGCTTACTTGCGCTGCACATACTCCCGAATCAGCAGTCTGTGTGATATCCGAAGGACAGGTAATGCTTGGGGCTTCATCATCGGTAACAGTAATTGTCATGGTACATTGTGTGCTGTTACCGGATGTATCGGTCACTGTCCAGGTTACTGTGGTTGT
This genomic stretch from Chitinophagales bacterium harbors:
- a CDS encoding HYR domain-containing protein, which produces TMTVTVTDDEAPSITCPSDIIQTADSGVCAAAVSVPQPQTGDNCGVASVTNDYNGTADASDFYPVGTTTVTWTVTDTSGNSTQCTMTITVTDDEAPSITCPSDITQTADSGVCAAQVSVPQPQTGDNCGVASVTNDYNGTADASDFYPVGTTTVTWTVTDTSGNSTQCTMTITVTDDEAPSITCPSDITQTADSGVCAAQVSVPQPQTGDNCGVASVINDYNGTSDASDTYPVGVTTVTWTVTDTSGNSTQCTMTITVTDDEDPFISCPSDITQPADSGVCAAAVSVPQPQTGDNCGVASVTNDYNGSADASDTYPVGVTTVTWTVTDTSGNSTQCTMTITVTDDEDPFIACPSDITQAADSGVCAAAVSVPQPQTGDNCGVASVTNDYNGTADASDTYPVGVTTVTWTVTDTSGNSTQCTMTITVTDDEAPSITCPSDITQTADSGVCAAQVSVPQPQTGDNCGVASVTNDYNGTSDASDTYPVGTTTVTWTVTDTSGNSTQCTMTITVTDDEDPEFTFCPTDILIVPDSNDCTPVATWNDPTAMDNCGNVTITSTHNSGDQFPVGTTTVTFTATDTSGNEVTCSFDVVVDPKPLEVDLTALEFNCGYNVSCNSAIDGSIDAYVSGGCLPYSYLWSHNQQSAPSINGLGAGTYSVTITDGNGTTISDSITLTEPDTLGISAQIFEYPGGNNVSCNGEEDGSIDLLISGGCPPYTYSWNTGDTTSSIGDLGAGTYEVTVTDDNGCEATATYEITEADELEITSDVTNVTCEDGNDGIIEVIVSGGITPYTYLWLDGDSSATKTGLGEGYYSVMVTDSVGCTVNASFFIGTDNVLTLNSGVTNATCGDSNGVASINVSGGNAPYNFAWSNNQSGSTIDSLLPGVYTVSVTDSSGCTAVRQVEVNNISDIELDAAVNNPTCPDFDNGSIDLIVSGTSGDVTYSWSTSDTTQNISGLVAGVYSVTVSDTTGCSAVYSAELTDDNNIDLNIQTNQATCDSSNGSATPIVSNGTAPYAFEWSDFSTDSILSGVSAGLYGLTVTDVNGCSVSDVVNIDNPGIPDMILSKVDLSCNDNNSGSINTMITGNGPFTFIWSNGDTTQNIARLSAGTYSVTATDVNGCEAVRHIEINQPIAITIDADYENVSCFNGSDGSIDLDISGGISPYDVIWSHGDTSTNLTGLSADTYDVTVTDANGCEAMTSVLISEPDELIVSLDSISQQSCALNDAAIFVSTEGGTLPYTYVWSNDDTLNQAYQTGLSGGTYSVFVFDANECFSDTLTFEIHELDSVSLSVVEYADITCNSDSTGFIDLEVSGGHMPYSYWWSTGDTTEDLSGLAAGNYYVVVSDSNGCYSDTLSMELTEPDSLTLEIVSVENETCESASDGVVIVNASGSNGPPYSYDWSGGMSGDSIGGLTGGIYVVTVSDTVGCSKTLEVTVETNEWADLSSTVVGNASCDTICDGFIDVVVVGVSEYTESWQAFDPENNPISVPSNFEPFDLCVGRYILTIEYGTGCFVSDTFTISAPTCNRPPFAVDDTASTFEGTPIDIPVIDNDHDPDGHGISVTGVTQPNSGYTSINSDGTINYDPDDGFVGVDTFYYTICDNGNPVLCDDAMVIVHVLPGKPNIFIPNGFSPNGDGINDTWEITDIENYPANEIEIFNRWGNSIYKEKNYRSTWEGTNQSGDPLPDGTYYYVLSLNDENKTVFTGFIQLHRANE